In one Lolium rigidum isolate FL_2022 chromosome 3, APGP_CSIRO_Lrig_0.1, whole genome shotgun sequence genomic region, the following are encoded:
- the LOC124702605 gene encoding uncharacterized protein LOC124702605: protein MGACNSCEATAVAAVTGDAAVGEATAARVVLADGALQRFPGGTRASHALKAAAAAAAGGAGGACFLCSADGIELGGAVAAVAADEELQPGQLYFVLPAAMRRRLLQAEEMATLAIRASAALAGDHDGPLVFPDSAACTGGGAAARKGSRRRSRRTSSLGRDFVPDLGAITE, encoded by the coding sequence ATGGGCGCGTGCAACTCGTGcgaggcgacggcggtggcggcggtgacgGGGGACGCGGCGGTcggcgaggcgacggcggcgagggtgGTGCTCGCGGACGGAGCGCTGCAGCGGTTCCCCGGGGGCACCCGGGCGTCTCACGCActcaaggccgccgccgccgccgccgccggtggcgccggaGGCGCGTGCTTCCTGTGCAGCGCCGACGGGATCGagctcggcggcgcggtggcggcaGTGGCGGCTGACGAGGAGCTGCAGCCTGGGCAGCTCTACTTCGTGCTCCCCGCGGCGATGCGGCGCCGGCTGCTGCAGGCAGAGGAGATGGCCACGCTCGCCATCCGCGCCAGCGCCGCGCTGGCGGGCGACCACGACGGCCCGCTCGTGTTCCCGGATTCGGCCGCCTGCACAGGCGGAGGTGCCGCGGCGAGGAAGGGGTCCCGACGGCGCTCGCGGAGGACCTCCAGCCTGGGCCGAGACTTCGTGCCGGACCTCGGCGCCATTACCGAGTAG